The following proteins come from a genomic window of Macadamia integrifolia cultivar HAES 741 chromosome 14, SCU_Mint_v3, whole genome shotgun sequence:
- the LOC122062173 gene encoding receptor-like protein kinase FERONIA, protein MAGSNKGKQNPCLFATLFFTHFSLFSFLLFLTKITTCDAADSNYLSPYHPTEIIVLSCGSTSTTPSLANDLTWISDTASKFGPFPSSTTTTSTASTQDSSVSIIPYMTARLSTSQFNYTFPVSNGMKFIRLHFYPANYSSHDDIANSFFSVTVNNRFTLLQNFNAYLTSLSINTPKFIKEFCVNVEGQKLTLSFTPSPNSFAFINGIEIVSMPTTIYIQGVVVDLPTVGQSSSTTNYINYTTALEMVQRLNVGGNTLSAGADTGMFREWIKDDAFLTSGYGVTPSLPDTKIKYTEATPAYIGPEDVYRSARTMGSDKNVNLNYNLTWSFSVDSGFNYLVRLHFCEFQPEIQKPGDRVFQIIINNQTVEPEADIIQYSGGNGIPVYRDYFVLNDQGGRSGKYDLSVALHPNGDSITINNDAILNGLELFKLSHSDGNLAGPNPEPLVQTPFPPANPSKNPKNSNRRTFLFALAGSSVGFVILFSLLWTFIWCHRRRQRNRMVKDSGTAGEKALTLSSWWGPFIDATTTNNTCSSSLPSDLCRHFSLAEIRAATNDLDQNLLIGVGGFGHVYKGYVGSELTPVAVKRAKLTSSQGSREFQNEIEMLSKLRHLHLVSLIGYCDDAGEMILVYDYMAHGTLRDHLYKSNEPPLSWKQRLNICIGAARGLHYLHTGAKHTIIHRDVKTTNILLDDKWVAKVSDFGLSKAGPTSVLDTHVSTVVKGTLGYLDPEYFLRQQLTEKSDVYSFGVVLFEVLCARPVLDKTLGKEEVSLAEWARSCHRKKKLYKIIDPHLRGKIAPESLERFAELAENCLVDEGIERPSMSDVVWRLEFALQLQETAEKDCGSLTLTPGEESDDEIPLSASFAAGIREDWPGYADSVSGPKRHVFTKSKSGTGSSGQSISSEDPSRVMSGHVFSEIMNPNGR, encoded by the exons ATGGCTGGCAGCAACAAAGGCAAGCAAAATCCTTGTCTCTTCGCCACACTCTTCTTTAcccatttctctcttttctccttccttctcttcttgaCGAAGATAACAACTTGCGACGCCGCTGATTCCAATTACTTATCACCGTACCATCCAACTGAGATCATCGTTCTCAGCTGCGGCTCCACTTCCACAACTCCATCTCTTGCTAACGACCTCACTTGGATCAGCGACACCGCCTCTAAGTTTGGTCCATTTCCTTCCTCAACAACTACCACATCTACAGCCTCCACCCAAGACTCCTCCGTCTCCATTATACCTTACATGACTGCTCGCCTCTCCACCTCTCAGTTCAACTACACCTTCCCCGTCTCAAACGGCATGAAATTCATACGCCTCCACTTCTACCCAGCCAACTATTCCAGCCACGACGATATAGCCAACTCCTTCTTCTCCGTAACCGTCAACAACCGCTTCACTCTCCTACAAAACTTCAATGCCTATCTCACCTCACTTTCCATCAACACTCCCAAATTCATCAAAGAATTCTGCGTCAACGTAGAGGGCCAAAAGTTAACCCTTTCTTTCACCCCATCTCCTAATTCATTCGCTTTCATCAATGGAATTGAGATCGTTTCCATGCCCACCACCATCTATATCCAGGGAGTAGTTGTCGACCTTCCAACCGTTGGACAGAGTTCTTCAACAACCAATTATATCAATTACACCACCGCCCTTGAAATGGTTCAACGACTCAACGTCGGTGGCAACACTTTATCTGCCGGAGCTGATACGGGTATGTTCCGCGAATGGATTAAAGATGATGCTTTTTTGACGAGTGGATATGGCGTTACTCCCTCCTTGCCAGACACCAAGATTAA GTACACGGAGGCAACTCCGGCGTACATTGGACCGGAGGATGTCTACCGATCGGCCAGAACCATGGGCAGTGATAAGAATGTCAACCTCAACTATAATCTGACCTGGTCATTCAGTGTGGACTCTGGGTTCAATTACCTTGTTAGGCTCCATTTCTGCGAGTTCCAACCGGAGATACAGAAGCCGGGAGACAGGGTGTTTCAAATAATCATCAATAATCAGACTGTGGAGCCTGAAGCGGATATCATCCAATACAGTGGTGGAAACGGAATCCCGGTGTACAGAGACTACTTTGTGTTGAACGATCAAGGAGGGAGATCAGGAAAGTATGATCTCTCAGTTGCTCTACACCCTAATGGAGATTCGATCACTATTAATAATGACGCAATCTTAAACGGTCTTGAGTTATTCAAGCTGAGCCACAGCGACGGCAACCTCGCCGGTCCCAATCCTGAACCCTTGGTCCAAACCCCATTCCCTCCGGCTAACCCATCCAAGAATCCCAAGAATAGTAACCGGAGAACTTTTCTGTTTGCTCTCGCCGGAAGTTCAGTGGGGTTTGTgattttgttctctcttttaTGGACCTTCATCTGGTGTCACCGCCGCCGGCAAAGGAACAGGATGGTGAAGGACTCCGGTACCGCTGGAGAGAAGGCTTTGACGTTATCGTCATGGTGGGGCCCGTTTATAGACGCCACTACCACGAACAACACTTGTAGTTCTTCTTTACCGTCGGATCTATGTCGTCACTTCTCGCTAGCTGAGATCAGAGCCGCCACAAACGACTTGGATCAAAACTTGCTTATCGGTGTTGGAGGATTTGGCCACGTGTATAAGGGCTACGTGGGAAGCGAATTGACCCCTGTGGCTGTGAAACGAGCGAAATTAACGTCATCACAGGGGAGCCGTGAGTTCCAGAACGAGATAGAGATGCTCTCCAAACTCCGTCATCTCCATCTCGTGTCACTGATAGGGTACTGCGACGACGCAGGAGAGATGATACTCGTCTATGATTACATGGCCCACGGTACACTCCGTGATCATCTCTACAAATCTAATGAACCCCCTCTATCTTGGAAGCAGAGGCTCAACATCTGCATAGGTGCAGCTCGTGGCCTACACTACCTTCATACGGGTGCGAAACACACGATCATCCACCGTGATGTGAAAACCACTAACATACTCTTGGATGACAAATGGGTGGCCAAGGTTTCGGATTTCGGATTGTCCAAGGCTGGGCCCACTAGTGTGTTGGACACCCACGTCAGCACCGTTGTTAAAGGTACTCTTGGGTACCTGGACCCTGAGTACTTCCTACGTCAGCAATTGACGGAGAAGTCAGATGTCTACTCTTTCGGAGTGGTGTTATTTGAAGTACTGTGCGCTCGACCCGTTTTGGACAAGACGCTTGGGAAGGAAGAAGTGAGCTTGGCTGAGTGGGCCCGATCGTGTCACCGGAAAAAGAAGCTTTACAAGATCATCGATCCCCATTTAAGGGGTAAGATTGCACCGGAGTCTTTAGAAAGATTCGCAGAGCTCGCAGAGAACTGCTTGGTTGATGAGGGGATCGAACGGCCTTCGATGAGTGATGTGGTGTGGCGCCTTGAGTTTGCCCTACAGTTGCAAGAGACAGCCGAGAAGGACTGTGGTAGTCTCACTCTTACTCCCGGCGAGGAGAGCGATGACGAGATACCTCTTAGCGCGTCCTTCGCTGCCGGCATAAGAGAGGACTGGCCCGGCTACGCTGACTCCGTGTCAGGACCTAAGAGACACGTGTTCACCAAGTCAAAGAGTGGGACTGGTAGCAGTGGACAGAGCATCAGCAGCGAGGATCCCAGTAGGGTCATGTCGGGACATGTCTTCTCCGAGATCATGAACCCGAATGGACGGTAG